In the Streptomyces sp. SJL17-4 genome, CAACGCCCAGCAGGCGCTCGTCCTGCACAAGACGAAGCGCGCCAGCGATCTGACCACCCGCTCCCGGGCCCTCGAGGAGATCGCCGAGGCCCTGGACCTGGACTCGGCCCCGCTGCGGATCGAGTGCTTCGACATCTCCCACCTCCAGGGCGAGGACGTGGTGGCCTCGATGGTGGTGTTCGAGGACGGACTGCCCCGCAAGAGCGAGTACCGCCGCTTCCAGATCAAGAGCTTCGAGGGCCAGGACGACGTCCGGTCCATGCACGAGGTGATCGGGCGGCGCTTCCGGCGCTACCTCGCCGAGAAGGAGAAGACGGGGGAGTGGGACCCCGAGGGCGTCGTCGAGGACCCGGACGAGAGCGGGCGGCCCAAGCGCTTCGCGTACCCGCCGCAGCTCGTCGTGGTCGACGGCGGGCAGCCGCAGGTCGCCGCGGCCCGGCGCGCCCTCGACGAGCTCGGGATCACCGACATCGCGGTGTGCGGGCTCGCCAAGCGGCTGGAGGAGGTGTGGCTGCCCGGCGACGACGACCCGGTGGTGCTGCCCCGCTCCAGCGAGGGCCTGTACCTCCTCCAGCGGGTACGTGACACGGCTCACGACTTCGCCATCCGCTACCAGCGGTCCAAGCGCGCGAAACGCATCCGGACCAGCCCTCTCGACGCGGTGCCCGGCCTCGGTGACACCCGGAAACAGGCGTTGATCAAGCATTTCGGCTCGGTGAAGCGGCTCCGACAGGCGACAATCGAGCAGATCTGCGAGGTCCCCGGCATGGGCCGGAAGACCGCGGAGGCGGTCGTCGTGGCCCTCGCACAGGCGGCCCCGGCCGCACCCGCCGTGAACACGGCGACAGGAGAGATCATGGAAGACGACGGGGGCGGCACGGCATGACCGCGCACGAGCAGGACCGGAACGAACCGCAGGACCGGAACGAAGAGCACGACCAGCACGCGCACGAAGAGCACGACCGAGAAGACGGAGCAGGACACGTGAGTACGGGCACGAAGGAGACCCCCGGCGACAACGGCGCCGAGGCGGCCATTCCCGAGCTGGTGATCATCTCCGGCATGTCCGGAGCCGGCCGGTCCACCGCGGCGAAGTGTCTGGAGGACCTCGGCTGGTTCGTCGTCGACAACCTGCCGCCCGCGCTGATCCCCACCATGGTGGAGCTCGGCGCCCGCTCCCAGGGCAACGTCGCCCGGATCGCCGTCGTCGTGGACGTCCGCGGCCGGCAGTTCTTCGACAACCTCAGGGAGTCCCTCGCCGACCTGGACGCCAAGCAGGTCACCCGCCGGATCGTCTTCCTGGAGTCGTCCGACGACGCCCTGGTCCGGCGCTTCGAGTCGGTCCGCAGGCCGCACCCGCTCCAGGGCGACGGCCGGATCACCGACGGCATCGCCGCCGAGCGCGACCTGCTGCGCGAGCTGCGCGGCGACGCCGACCTGGTGATCGACACCTCCAGCCTCAACGTCCACGAGCTGCGCGCCAAGATGGACGCCCAGTTCGCCGGCGACGAGGAGCCCGAGCTGCGGGCCACCGTCATGTCCTTCGGGTTCAAGTACGGCCTGCCGGTCGACGCCGACCTCGTCGTCGACATGCGCTTCCTGCCGAACCCGCACTGGGTCCCCGAGCTGCGCCCCTTCACCGGCCTCAACGAGGAGGTGTCGAACTACGTCTACAACCAGCCCGGCGCCAAGGAGTTCCTCGACCGCTACACCGAGCTCCTCCAGCTGATCGCCGCGGGCTACCGCCGCGAGGGCAAGCGGTACGTGACCATCGCCGTGGGCTGCACCGGCGGCAAGCACCGCTCCGTGGCCACCGCCGAGCGGCTCGCCGCCCGTATCGCCGCCGAAGGGGTCGAGACCGTCGTCGTGCACCGGGACATGGGGCGCGAGTGAAGCCTTACCGTCGACGTGCCTCCACCCTCTCGGTGCGGCGTACGCTCCGCAGGCGCGGCGCCCAGCCGAAGGTGGTCGCGCTGGGCGGCGGCATGGGCCTCTCGGCCTCCCTCGCCGCCCTCCGCCGGATCACCGGCGACCTCACCGCCGTCGTCACCGTCGCCGACGACGGGGGTTCCAGCGGCCGGCTCCGGGAGGAGCTGGGCGTGCTGCCCCCGGGCGACCTCCGCAAGGCGCTCGCCGCGCTCTGCGGCGACGACGACTGGGGCCAGACCTGGGCCCGGGTCATCCAGCACCGCTTCCAGTCCAAGGGCGAGATCAACGGCCACGCCGTCGGCAATCTGCTGATCGTCGCCCTCTGGGAGCAGCTCGGAGACCCCGTGCAGGCCCTCGACCTGGTGGGCCGGCTGCTCGGCGCCCAGGGCCGGGTGCTGCCCATGTCCGCCGTACCCCTGGAGCTCCAGGCCCTGGTCAGGGGCCATGACCCGGAGCGTCCCGACGACGTGGACACCGTGTGCGGCCAGGCCACGGTGGCGCTCACCCCGGGCGAGGTGCAGTCCGTGCACCTCGTGCCGAACGACCCGCCGGCGGTGCCCGAGGCGGTCGAGGCGGTCCTGGACGCGGACTGGGTGGTCCTCGGTCCCGGCTCCTGGTTCTCCTCGGTGATCCCGCACCTCCTCGTGCCCGAACTGCTCGACGCGCTGGCCGAGACGAAGGCCCGGAAGGTGCTCTCGCTGAACCTCGCGCCGCAGCCCGGAGAAACCGAGGGCTTCTCCCCGCAGCGTCATTTGGAGGTTTTGGGACGACACGCCCCTAAACTCGCCCTGGACGTGGTGCTGGCCGACGAGGCCGCCGTGCCCGACCGCGAGTCCCTCGCCGATGCCGCCAAGCGGCTCGGTGCCGCGGTCGAGCTGGCGCCGGTGGCCGGGCCCGACGGCTCCGCGAAGCATGACCCGGAGCTGTTGGCCGCCGCGTACGACCGTATTTTTCGGATGCATGGAAGGATCGGCCCATGGCGATGACGGCAGCGGTGAAGGACGAGATCTCCCGGCTTCCCGTCACCCGGACCTGCTGCAGGAAGGCAGAGGTCTCGTCGATCCTGCGGTTCGCGGGCGGGCTGCACCTGGTGAGCGGCCGCATCGTGATCGAGGCGGAGCTCGACACCGCGATGGCGGCACGCCGGCTCAAGCGGGACATCCTGGAGATCTTCGGGCACAGCTCGGAACTGATCGTGATGGCCCCGGGCGGGCTGCGGCGCGGCTCGCGTTTCGTGGTGCGGGTGGTGGCCGGAGGCGACCAGCTGGCCCGGCAGACGGGTCTCGTGGACGGCCGGGGCCGCCCCATCCGGGGCCTCCCCCCGCAGGTGGTCTCCGGGGCGACCTGCGACGCGGAGGCGGCCTGGCGGGGCGCGTTCCTGGCGCACGGTTCGCTGACCGAGCCCGGCCGGTCCTCCTCCCTGGAGGTGACCTGCCCGGGTCCGGAGGCGGCACTCGCCCTGGTCGGCGCGGCGCGCCGGCTCTCCATCGCGGCGAAGGCCCGTGAGGTACGGGGGGTGGACCGGGTCGTCGTCCGTGACGGCGACGCGATCGGCGCCCTGCTGACCCGGCTCGGCGCGCACGAGTCGGTGCTCGCCTGGGAGGAGCGGCGGATGCGGCGCGAGGTCCGCGCCACCGCCAACCGCCTGGCCAACTTCGACGACGCCAACCTGCGCCGCTCGGCCAGGGCCGCGGTCGCCGCCGGGGCCCGGGTGCAGCGCGCCCTGGAGATCCTCGGCGAGGAGGTGCCCGAGCACCTCGCGGCGGCCGGCCGGCTCCGCATGGAGCACAAGCAGGCCTCCCTGGAGGAGCTGGGCGCGCTCGCCGACCCGCCGCTGACGAAGGACGCGGTGGCGGGCCGGATCCGCCGGCTGCTCGCGATGGCCGACAAGCGGGCGCAGGACCTGGGCATTCCCGGGACCGAGTCCAACCTGACCGAGGAGCTGGACGACAGCCTGGTCGGCTGACCGGAACCGTCACCGCACGGAACTTCGAACTCCGGGCTGCCGGTGTCTTTCTGAGGCGCCGGCAGCTTTTTCGTACACCCGCGAGGCACCCTTGACAGGTCCATGGGTGCCCATGAGCCTGGCGTCTGTTCACCTTCGTGACAGACAACAGCAAGGGGGGCTCATGAGACGTAGAGCGAGATCGATCCTCGCCGCGGCTTCACTGCTGATCGCGGGCGTGGCGGCGGCACCCGTCGCCGGAGCGCAGCCGCACGACCGGGACGGCGGCGACGCCCTCTCCGTATGGCGTGCCGAAGTCACCCAGGAGCAGGTCCCGCTGCTCCTCGAAGCCGGTGCCGACGCCCACGAGATGACCGAGCAGGTGCCCGACAAGGGCTCCGCGACGGTCGAGCTCTTCCTCACCGGCCGGCAGGCCGGGCAGCTGCGCGGCCAGGGCGTCGAGCTCGCCGAGCACAGCCTGACCGCTTCCGCCGAGAAGCGGGTGGCCGCCGCGGGGGACGGCGTCTTCCGCCCGTACGGAGGCCCGAGCGGCCTCAAGCAGGAGATCCTGGACACCGCCCGGGCCAACCCCGGGATCACCAAGGTCGTCTCCCTCGGCAAGACCCTCAAGGGCCAGGACATCCTCGCCCTCAAGGTCAGCAAGGGCGCCCCGCGGGTCAAGGACGGCTCCAAGCCCGCCACGCTGTACATGTCCAACCAGCACGCGCGCGAGTGGATCACCCCGGAGATGACCCGGCGGCTGATGCACCACTACCTCGACGGGTACGGCAAGGACGAGCGGATCACCCGGATCGTCGACTCCACCGAGCTGTGGTTCGTGCTCTCCGCCAACCCGGACGGCTACGACTTCACGCACGCCGACCCCGCCAACCGGCAGTGGCGCAAGAACCTCCGCGACAACAACGGCGACGGGAAGACCGCCCCGGGCGACGGCGTCGACCTCAACCGCAACTTCGCCTACAAGTGGGGCTACGACAACGAGGGTTCGTCGCCCGACCCGGCCGACGAGACCTTCCGCGGCACGGGTCCCATGTCGGAGCCCGAGACCAAGGCCATCGACGCCTTCCAGAAGCGCATCGGCTTCGTGTACGGCATCAACTACCACTCGGCCGCCCAGCTCATCCTGTACGGCGTGGGCTGGCAGGTCGCCACCGACACCCCCGACGACGTGGCCCTCAAGGCCCTCGCCGGCACCCCGCAGAACTCGGCCGTGCCCGGCTACCGGCCGCAGGTCTCCTCCGAGCTGTACATCACCAACGGCGAGGCGGACGGACACGCCGCCAACGTCAACGGCACGCAGATGTTCACCCCCGAGATGTCGACCTGTGCCACCGCCTCCCGGGTCGACCCCGACGACGCCTGGAACCCGGCCGACTGTGCCTCCGTCTTCACCTTCCCGGACGACGAGAAGCTGATCCAGGCGGAGTTCGCCAAGAACATCCCCTTCGCGCTCGCCGTCGCCGAGACCGCCGCCCACCCGGACCGGCCCGTCTCCCCGGTCGGCATCGACGCCCCCGACTTCACCCCGAAGACCTTCACCACCTCCTACGCCCGCGGCGAGGAGCAGGAGGTCGCGGTCACCGCGCGCAAGTCCCTGCGCGGCAAGACCATGAAGTACCGGATCAACGGCGGCCGCACCCACAGCGAGGAGCTCGACGCCTGGAAGGGCGGCGAGACCTACGGCGGCGAGGACAACCTCTACTTCGACGAGTACCGCGCCGAGGTCGGGGACGCCCGGCCCGGCGACTCCGTCGAGGTCTGGTTCACCGCCCGCACCAGGGAGGGCCGGGCCACCGCCTCCGCCCCCTTCACCTACGAGGTGGCCGAGCGGCCCCGCGGTGACGTGCTCGTCCTGGCCGACGAGGGCGGGACCACCGCCGGCAAGCACACCGCCACGTACGTGAAGGCGCTCGCCGACAACGGCCGCAGGGCCGCCGTCTGGGACATCGCCACCCAGGGCACCCCGGACGCGCTCGGCGTGCTCTCCCACTTCCGTACCGTCGTCTGGTACACCGGCGCGGAGCGGCCCTCAGGAGCCGCCCAGCTGGCCGTCCGCGCCTACCTCAACGAGGGCGGCAAGCTGATCAACACCGGTGAGAAGTCCGGCGGACTCACCCAGGTCGGCCGGGCCGAGTCCAACGACTTCGCCCAGTACTACCTCGGGGCCTACCACCGGGCCGGCCTCAAGAATCCGCCCGCGTTCGCCGGTGCCGGCGCGTTCACGGGCATCGGTGCCGGTCTGGGGGCCGCCGCCGACAACCCGCTGGACAACGCGGGCGCGTACACCGTCACCTCGGACACCCTGAACGCGAAGGACTTCCCGCAGTTCGCGAGCAGTGCCTCCGCCGGCTCCTACCCGGGCATCCGGATGCCCTTCGAGCCCGCCGAGGGCGCGACCTTCGCGGCCGTCAAGCACGCCGACAACACCTGGGCCCGGCTCGGCAGGACCGTCGACCTCACCGGCGTCGCCGCCGCGGCGGCACCCCGCCTGGACTTCCAGGTCAGCTACGACACCGAGCCCGGCTACGACAACCTCGTCGTCGAGGCCCACACCGTCGGCCAGGACGACTGGACGACCCTGCCCGACGTCAACGGGGGCACCTCCACCGAGCCCCCCGCCGACTGCGGCGAGGGCTACTACGTCCGCGGTCACCCCTTCCTCGCCCACTACCTCACCGTCGGCGAGGACGGCTGCGCAGGCACCGGCACCACCGGCTCCTGGAACGCCTTCACCGGCCCCTCCAACGGCTGGCGGCAGGCCTCCGTCGACCTGAGCGCCTGGGCCGGGAAGAAGGTCGAGCTCTCGATCTCCTACATCTCCGACCCCGGTACGGGAGAGATGGGTGCCTTCGTCGACGACACCCGCCTCGTCACCGGGACCACCACCGAGGCGGAGGGCTTCGAGACCGCCCTCGGCGCCTGGTCCGTACCGGGCGCGCCCGCCGGCAGCCCCGGCAACGGCTCCGACTGGACGCGCTCCGCGGCGCTCTTCCAGTCCCAGGCCGCGGTCACCACGCGTGACACCGTCCTCCTCGGCTACGGCCTGGAGCAGGTGCCCGGTGCGAGTGAGCGGGCCCGTCTCGTCGGCCGCGCCCTCGGGGTGCTCCGCCGCTGACGGAGAGTAGTGGGGACAAAGGTCCCACGACGGCCCGTACCCGTTGGTAGGTACGGGCCGTCGGCCGTTTTCCCTCACTTTCCGGGCTCGTACGGATGCGGTCGATGTCACTCCGGGGGTCCTGTGGGGGTAGGGTCGTAAGCGGTCGGGGACATCCCAAAAAACAAAAATCTCGCCGGCGTCGAGCACACCGGCGTACCTAACGAGGAGATCGGTTCGTGACGATCCGCGTAGGCATCAACGGCTTTGGCCGCATCGGCCGGAACTACTTCCGCGCGCTCCTTGAGCAGGGTGCTGACATCGAGATCGTGGCTGTCAACGACCTGGGTGACACCGCGACCACGGCACACCTGCTGAAGTACGACACCATCCTCGGCCGCCTCAAGGCCGAGGTGACCCACACCGCCGACACCATCACCGTCGACGGCCGCACCATCAAGGTGCTCTCCGAGCGCAACCCCGCCGACATCCCCTGGGGCGAGCTGGGCGTCGACATCGTCATCGAGTCGACCGGCATCTTCACCAAGAAGGCCGACGCCGAGAAGCACATCGCCGGTGGCGCCAAGAAGGTCCTCATCTCGGCTCCGGCCAGCGACGAGGACATCACCATCGTGATGGGCGTCAACCAGGACAAGTACGACCCGGCGCAGCACAACGTCATCTCGAACGCGTCCTGCACCACCAACTGTGTCGCGCCGATGGCGAAGGTTCTCGACGAGAACTTCGGCATCGTCAAGGGCCTGATGACCACGGTCCACGCGTACACGAACGACCAGCGCATCCTGGACTTCCCGCACAAGGACCTGCGCCGCGCCCGCGCCGCCGCGGAGAACATCATCCCGACCACGACGGGCGCCGCCAAGGCCACCGCCCTGGTCCTCCCGCAGCTCAAGGGCAAGCTGGACGGCATCGCCATGCGCGTCCCGGTCCCGACCGGTTCCGCGACCGACCTGGTCGTGACGCTCGACCGCGAGGTCACCAAGGAC is a window encoding:
- the rapZ gene encoding RNase adapter RapZ, whose product is MTAHEQDRNEPQDRNEEHDQHAHEEHDREDGAGHVSTGTKETPGDNGAEAAIPELVIISGMSGAGRSTAAKCLEDLGWFVVDNLPPALIPTMVELGARSQGNVARIAVVVDVRGRQFFDNLRESLADLDAKQVTRRIVFLESSDDALVRRFESVRRPHPLQGDGRITDGIAAERDLLRELRGDADLVIDTSSLNVHELRAKMDAQFAGDEEPELRATVMSFGFKYGLPVDADLVVDMRFLPNPHWVPELRPFTGLNEEVSNYVYNQPGAKEFLDRYTELLQLIAAGYRREGKRYVTIAVGCTGGKHRSVATAERLAARIAAEGVETVVVHRDMGRE
- the whiA gene encoding DNA-binding protein WhiA; protein product: MAMTAAVKDEISRLPVTRTCCRKAEVSSILRFAGGLHLVSGRIVIEAELDTAMAARRLKRDILEIFGHSSELIVMAPGGLRRGSRFVVRVVAGGDQLARQTGLVDGRGRPIRGLPPQVVSGATCDAEAAWRGAFLAHGSLTEPGRSSSLEVTCPGPEAALALVGAARRLSIAAKAREVRGVDRVVVRDGDAIGALLTRLGAHESVLAWEERRMRREVRATANRLANFDDANLRRSARAAVAAGARVQRALEILGEEVPEHLAAAGRLRMEHKQASLEELGALADPPLTKDAVAGRIRRLLAMADKRAQDLGIPGTESNLTEELDDSLVG
- a CDS encoding M14 family zinc carboxypeptidase, which produces MRRRARSILAAASLLIAGVAAAPVAGAQPHDRDGGDALSVWRAEVTQEQVPLLLEAGADAHEMTEQVPDKGSATVELFLTGRQAGQLRGQGVELAEHSLTASAEKRVAAAGDGVFRPYGGPSGLKQEILDTARANPGITKVVSLGKTLKGQDILALKVSKGAPRVKDGSKPATLYMSNQHAREWITPEMTRRLMHHYLDGYGKDERITRIVDSTELWFVLSANPDGYDFTHADPANRQWRKNLRDNNGDGKTAPGDGVDLNRNFAYKWGYDNEGSSPDPADETFRGTGPMSEPETKAIDAFQKRIGFVYGINYHSAAQLILYGVGWQVATDTPDDVALKALAGTPQNSAVPGYRPQVSSELYITNGEADGHAANVNGTQMFTPEMSTCATASRVDPDDAWNPADCASVFTFPDDEKLIQAEFAKNIPFALAVAETAAHPDRPVSPVGIDAPDFTPKTFTTSYARGEEQEVAVTARKSLRGKTMKYRINGGRTHSEELDAWKGGETYGGEDNLYFDEYRAEVGDARPGDSVEVWFTARTREGRATASAPFTYEVAERPRGDVLVLADEGGTTAGKHTATYVKALADNGRRAAVWDIATQGTPDALGVLSHFRTVVWYTGAERPSGAAQLAVRAYLNEGGKLINTGEKSGGLTQVGRAESNDFAQYYLGAYHRAGLKNPPAFAGAGAFTGIGAGLGAAADNPLDNAGAYTVTSDTLNAKDFPQFASSASAGSYPGIRMPFEPAEGATFAAVKHADNTWARLGRTVDLTGVAAAAAPRLDFQVSYDTEPGYDNLVVEAHTVGQDDWTTLPDVNGGTSTEPPADCGEGYYVRGHPFLAHYLTVGEDGCAGTGTTGSWNAFTGPSNGWRQASVDLSAWAGKKVELSISYISDPGTGEMGAFVDDTRLVTGTTTEAEGFETALGAWSVPGAPAGSPGNGSDWTRSAALFQSQAAVTTRDTVLLGYGLEQVPGASERARLVGRALGVLRR
- the yvcK gene encoding uridine diphosphate-N-acetylglucosamine-binding protein YvcK translates to MKPYRRRASTLSVRRTLRRRGAQPKVVALGGGMGLSASLAALRRITGDLTAVVTVADDGGSSGRLREELGVLPPGDLRKALAALCGDDDWGQTWARVIQHRFQSKGEINGHAVGNLLIVALWEQLGDPVQALDLVGRLLGAQGRVLPMSAVPLELQALVRGHDPERPDDVDTVCGQATVALTPGEVQSVHLVPNDPPAVPEAVEAVLDADWVVLGPGSWFSSVIPHLLVPELLDALAETKARKVLSLNLAPQPGETEGFSPQRHLEVLGRHAPKLALDVVLADEAAVPDRESLADAAKRLGAAVELAPVAGPDGSAKHDPELLAAAYDRIFRMHGRIGPWR
- the gap gene encoding type I glyceraldehyde-3-phosphate dehydrogenase; its protein translation is MTIRVGINGFGRIGRNYFRALLEQGADIEIVAVNDLGDTATTAHLLKYDTILGRLKAEVTHTADTITVDGRTIKVLSERNPADIPWGELGVDIVIESTGIFTKKADAEKHIAGGAKKVLISAPASDEDITIVMGVNQDKYDPAQHNVISNASCTTNCVAPMAKVLDENFGIVKGLMTTVHAYTNDQRILDFPHKDLRRARAAAENIIPTTTGAAKATALVLPQLKGKLDGIAMRVPVPTGSATDLVVTLDREVTKDEVNAAFKKAADDGDLKGILFYTEDPIVSSDIVSDPASCTFDASLTMVQEGNTVKILGWYDNEWGYSNRLVDLTVFVGGQL